The sequence CCTTCAAATAAAGGGACGATCTTAGTTGGGAGATTATCAATGAACTCTTTAACTTTGCTATCAATAACAGCCGGAGGAGGAGATGACGGTGAAGCTGCTAGTCTAGCGAGTTCATACAAAAGCTTAACCGTGGTCTCATGTGTCACTCTACCAAGCATTTCTGTTCATTTATGcagatttatttattattattagttattactcATCTATCAGTATCAGTTACAGGATAAATTGATTTTCCCTATCATGAAATTGATAAATAACAAGTAAAAGGAATAAAAATAGAATAGAAATAGATATATACCCTTCAAAAGGTGGCAAATTTGATCAACACGAGTCTTTTCTTCTGGAGATGATTTGATTAATTCAGCCAGGTCCATAATCTTTCCAAGCAAATCTGATGCATCGCCGCATCGGTGGTCAATTATTTCATAAATAACAATGGACTATGTTTATTTCATAGAAGCATGCATGactataattatttcaaattaaaaatcaaCGGATTTCAAACATAGACGTTTTCATTAACAGCAGTCAAATTAGGGTTTCAGCTATTAAGTAATTACTCCAGGGGAACATTAATTACTTAACGAAATTAGGGGGTTTTGACTAAAGTAAACATAGTCAGCCCAAattcaaaaacaaaaataaaaaatagcaGCAATGGGGTAGTAGTGTACCTGCTGCAGTGCCAGGTGCAGGAAGAGGAGGAGTGGAATCCTTGTTGAACAATCTGGTAAAGAAACCAACTCTTGGATACTCGTAAAACGGCAACCCGATGATTCTTCTACCATATTTCAGCTCGTCGTGAATATCGTCGTCGTCTGGACTTTTAACAAACTCCGATGAAGAATGATGAGTGCTTCTTGTCGTTAACAATCGCCCAAATCGTAAATGTTGTTGAGTTCTTGACAATCCGGTGACCATTTGTCTTCCATACTTCAACAATgccatcttttcttcttcttcttcttctagtaTCTTCTTTAAATTTAAACTATTATAATAACACTCGCTCTTTCTCTGGATAAACACGTACACAGACTCGTATATACCTTTTAAAAACCCCCAAAAAGTTAGGGTTTCGTGGTTTTCTTTTCCCACAAGTTTTCTTCTTACCCGAGTACCCGACCGGATCGGACCGGACCCACCTGTGTTTCAAACGGACTGATACTATTTTTTATTGCAACACTACCGTCTACCGTTACTAGTATTCTCACCCACGTGTTTCTAAAATATTCCGTAACAAAACATTATGCTAAATGAGGCCCAAAACTTTGTCATTTTGAGTTGATAACAAACGACACCACTTGCCTTTTGTgtctttttttgttttttttttaattttacaaatAAAGTTCAATATTGTATTATCTAATCTTTAACAATTTTTGTGCATAACTATAATAAATATAAAGTGTCATACACTTTGTAAGttttaaaatacaaacatatacccATTTCGCATCCGTGCGTGATATTGTTCTATTACTCTTATATATACTGTCGTTTCAGTTTAACCCAAATGCCTTTTTTCACTTTCTTTTCCAATTATATTGCAAAAAGGATTATTAAAGCCACGTAATTATATTGTCAACATCACTATCAACTATTAGCACCACATTAACATAAGATAAGATTTTGCATAATATGATATTAGGTGCTAAGATGTGTAAGTCATTCAACAAACGCTGTACAATACATTCTCAACATCATTCAGCGTTTAGATACCCGAACCGCTTTTTGAGAGCTCAAATTCGATATAAGACGCAAAAATGTTTCTATTTGGTTCATAGGTGGTCTAGAGTATAACCAAGTCAACACCTTTCGGTCTTCTTGGTTCGAGCTGTTTCTTGGCACACGATCTAGCAGCTTTCTCATTCTTTAACTGGTCATTTCCAATTGGGGTTCTCTCCAAAACCTGATATCGTGGATCAATCACGAGTTTTTTGAGTGCAATTGCGTTTTCAATGAAGTAAACAACGAGTTCAAGGTCACTAGTACGACCGAAATATCCGACTATTTCCACCATCTCAAGGTGTTGATGAGGATGCTTAGCAGCATGCCTTATCTTTCTTCTTCTCTTGGCTGGTGACATCCAGATTAGCTATAACAATGAAACTGACACGTGAGAAATTTAGAGGTGGCAATTTTAACCCAATCATATACAAACGGGTCGATTTGGCCTTATGATTTATCTCTAAGAGGGAAATAGATGAACTAAAAATTTAGCTAAATGGAAATTGTCAAGTGGGTCATTAGTAAACTAACCTATATTACATTACATTTAACTTCTTTAATGTACAACATTAGTAAACTACCTAGCCTATATTACATTACATTTTAATACTGAGGCAGCAATAAAAAGTATAAATTCTAACTTCATTTCATTGTTAAAAGTTAAAACCACGAATTCAATGTTAAACTTTTATAAGTAGAACCAACCAATGACAATAATGAGTAATCCCAGATTAAATCCTTGTCATAAAAAATATGTCCCTAAATCAAAAGTATTGAAATTTTCAAGAAAATGTTTAAAGTTTGTTGTTTAAAAAATAAATCGTGCTGAAACAACAGAAGTATTGCAAACAACTGGATTAAGATTCAATCAAAAACAACAAATTTTGATTAATGAAGCTTGTGATTGGAGGTAGGAAAAAGTAGGAAAAAAAACCTGTATCACAAATCTCTGCAATTTTGGACATGCTTTTGCCAAAGACGTAAACTCAAGGAGACTATCATCATCCCATGCACCAATTTTCAATATCAATTGCCTGAGTTTTGGTAGTTCGGGGATACAAACAAACTTTACATCTTCCTGTACAAAAAGAACACCATAAATCAAAAGGCAATTTAAAAGATACTCATTTCAGATACGGTATCTTGAGCCATTTACTTATAAACGGGTCAGTTCAgggttatatataaaaatatacagctAAATGGGAAATGGGAAAGTTGTTCAAATAGATTGAAAGACATCTAAGGTTTATATTTGGGATTTTTCTAGCGACAGCCCTAAGGGTTGTTAACGCGCATAAAAGTGTTGTATACAACAGTTACATATTGACTTTAAAATGACGGTTATCAAACTGTACGTTAACGACAACCCTAAGGGCTCTATTGAGAATAATCCATACTATTAATGCTTACAGTCTCCACAACTGTTAGTTTAGAAGTTAGATTAGCATTCACAAACTACAACTTGTTTGTGGGCCAAGCTGACCCATAATAAAAAACCCGTATTAACCCATCACCCAAACCATTCGCATTTGTTTCAAGAAAACAAAAAAGCACCTTGAAAATGACAATACTAACCTCCGGACGGTAAATGTCCAGCGTAAGAATCTGAAGATGAGAAATGCAACATGATATCTGCCCAAACACATTATTTTCAAATCCGGAATACCCCTCACCTATTGAAATTTCTTGAAGCCTTGGAACATCATCGAGTTTTATCGTAATACCAGGGCCTAAATAGCTAAACGATTCGAGATTTGAATCTATTATCTCAATTAATTTAACTCCAAAACAGAACACTATCTCAAGGTACTTCAAAACAAGAGCCTTCCCACTAATTTTGACATTGACCAAATCTCCCGAACCGTGAATCGATAGTTGTTGAAGAGCCGTACAATTGACTAAAAGCTTTAACAAAGCTTCCTCACTAACATTTACACATTTCAAAAATAAATGTTTGAGAAACTTTATTCCGATCTCTTTGCTGAAAACCGTTTTGGGAAAAGTCAAAGACCGGCGTTTGGAAGTCAACCTAACACTTTTATCAAAAATCTTGGTGGGGAGAACATAGTTTCTTTCCGTTTGACGTAACATCTCACCGTTCTCTAGTAAATCCAATTCTAGCTTTTGAGCTCTTTTGGATATCGCAAACTCGACCCATTTATCAATAGCACATTTAGAACTCTTATCGAAATCGAAACAAATCCTGAACTCATCAATGGTATGAGCCTTATGTTGTCGGGTCACGCGGTTCACCCAATTTATATACTTGGGCCTCTCTATAACCCTCAATTTCGAATCGACTGCTATCTTATCTAACTCGTCATTAGCATCAAAATCTAGACAATCGGTTTGACACCATAAGTATCTCCATTTTGTTGACAGATTACTAGTAGTTGCAGCTTCCTTAAGAGACAGTTTCGATAATATAGATACAAGTATATCGTCTGGCATTCGACTAATATAATCATTTGGATTAAAACCATGTTCTTCATCCCCCTTAACAATTAAAAGAAAAAGTGATCTTAATTCCAAATTACAGTAACATAACTAAGTTGAATTGTACAATCAACCATCAACCAATACATACAAATACATGAATTCTGAAAACATAAACTGAATAATAACAAAATCCAATAGTTAAATTAGGATCAAATTACAATAATTAAGCAACAAAAAAACCTTCAATTAATAAGAAGCACAATCAATTTATTAAAATACAAAAGAAACTGGTACCTTTCTTCGACTGGTTCGAGCCCTTTTCCACATCTAAATATAAAAAATTaacacataattataattataattatgaacatGAACATGAATTTGAAACAGAAAGTAGTGATAAATTGGTGGATAGTGTTTGAGGTTTTTGAGTTGGGTTCTGCGGCGGAATTATAACATTTTAAACCGATCTTCATTCATTAGGGAAGCAAAAATACTTATCAAACCGTTGAAATTGATTTCATTATTTACTTAGAAGTCAATAAAAGTGGTGGAGATTTAAGTAGTTTCAATTATATCGGTAGTTTTATGGTTGCGTTTACATTACAAACGGTTTTTTCAgtagtaaaaagtgtaaatatataattttattaaaataaaataaaaaattaatccCACCTGGATTTATAAcgagtcatatcttctcgctcggtgcgagttaaatttttccgagaccaccgttcaactcgaaaaaatcttacaaACCCAACGGGATTAACTATACgctaaacggatactttttaaaaaacgctaaacacaatgacaacccgtatctttctgttcgccgcgagttaaattttcccgacagcaccgttacactcgaaaatttattgaacaaaacaaaactaactatgttcgaaacatatactttttaaaaaacgcttaacacacgACATCTAAAATAGCGCTTAACACATGAGCCGTGTTCCCctttgtaaatacacaacgctacgttaaatatgaatacgcagcccgaaagaccccgccgcaacgcgcgggccagTCCGGACTAATTTAatccaatagtaaatatgtacaaAATTGATTTAGTTTATTGTAGTAGCAGGAGCATCACACGTGGAGAACATTCGACATTATATGTCAATCACACACATGTTTGAAACAAACTCAAATCGCAACAACATTGTACGGTTGAAGGTTTCCTTCTGACACAGTAAGAATTCGTACAAGAAATGATCGGGTGAATGGTTCTGACATCACGTTCGAACCCCCGTCAGTAACTCCTAACCACCTCTCAAAATAATTAGCACAAACACTAGTGAGCGGCtttagttattgagtcgacaacaaagcgctgatttattgacgacttgactgactcttagagcctaaattaaatttcaggcaggatttaaaatatTTCATCCTCAATCGAGCCTAGATGTAAGAtcactattttgcccttaagttagtgttgtgttattatatggttttattttttatttaatatttattattatttaatgatgtggttaggaccagtttgtgacaagggtcatagaacaggtttgtttatttaatttggacttcgtttgggttgccaaatgttgtacgaaagatatcagataactgataaatacccgtgtatcacacagtgtgggaattatccacaattaagtgactagtgggctgtgttcttaccatttctagaaaattcaccaaacactcccgtaccttcccttccacctacaatcaaattctaatccttaatctttatctagacctcaaattgttcatatctttgtattccttgtgattcactgattcttttaaggtaagaatcacaagcttccatgctctaatctttgagaaatttaaggttttgtgttagttttcataaaaatgtaaatttgtgtcaaaacaagtgatttaagtgttgttatggtcaaattattgtgggttttgagtctataacaagtagtggtcgattttggtgtgtaAAACGAGctttagatcgagatttgaggatttcatcgtgaagtccgtagcctttgttcagtttctgatgaagatgaacacactcggccgactgtcggtcgacagtcgaccgactgagggttgaaccggccgattgacgaagacaaccgaccgactgttgagtgaaccgaccaactgagatttaccttcggccgattgatgtaataccaaatgaatcgaccgactgggaaggtcagtcgaccggttgtgtcgacagtcgaccgactgtaagagtcagtcgaccgactgagtgtccagggcagaatattttacctaagtgttgatttttagccgttatgctgcccgtttgtattttgatgttcaggatgtaaattttgaaagtgcataagtgttaagcaaaaaattttagcagatactttttctgacaaaaatttctgtattgtgttatttgatgttaatggacaaaaactaacttgtgtatatgtctttctcaggagaaaaggagaaagagaaggttcagtgaattagatagctgaataccttctcgtttgctgataatcggtgagtgggactaactggagaatatagtatatagaagcatgttatattatgattgtcatgcttgttagatatacttactgttgtggttagttagtactttgtgatgactgcatgttagttgatgcttgtctgttggagcctagtgcgtccctattgtgtggtagcctcggtaggagagatcaacctgcgggttgggttcctctgtggtagcctagacaaccgtggtgtatatatatgtgaatgacgcattcgtcgcgtgtggattatgtatatacatacggtagtggaggaacttctggtaagccccagtccgatcagctggtggttaatggtttggccgagccgccagagtctctgtagacggcagttgggtgatgtttgtgtgttagactatgtgacatgattagtataactgtgacgatcgctccaaatccatatggacgaacacgtcattcattgatttcattgcgaggtatttgacctctatgtgatacattttgtaacattgtattcgtttgaaaaggtatttcataaatgaatatataaattccaggtttttaacatctgatgattcctacgtatagacaatcaccatttaaatggtttacaataatacatctgttgacaatacagtcaaaataagatacatggtaatggtttggtgaatgcaagtttcttgtatatagcatgtatgactccaagcacatatcttgtatcacgtatatgcaaacagcggaagacttctagaaacctgagaataaacatgcttcaagtgtcaacacaaaggttggtgagttcatagttttaatattacacataatccgtatatcaatgtggattacaaaagttcagttgttttattcaaaacgtttatcaataggttttacataaaaggtggatcacaagatttcagttgtttcatccgaaacgtttatcaatcggttctacaaaattgagcaccctggtaactaaactttaacgtttatataatttgtaccatttgtataatcatcttaataatacacgcaaaccaacgtgtatgcttctcaaatagcatacgtccgttaaaaggctagcgctctagctcggacggggatatcaagccctatggatccatatactactactcgcgcccaccagttcttataaccggcagttactagttaccaaagctaagggattttcggttcaaactcagtatagaatttagtatgtacttgtgtccattgattttaaaataaagtgcatgtattctcagcccaaaaatatatattgcaaaagcaattaaaaagggagcaaatgaaactcacacatataaatattgtatatcggttaataaagcatttgcatgtattctcagcccaaaaatttagagagtaaaagggatcttatgaaactcacagttaaatattgatatacaatattgtaggaaagcacgtagacgcatcggagatgataaacacgaggtttgcttcacaaaaatacccccgaacattacccataaccttcttggtaataacccatattttccttagctctagctcgctcggaaactcgttttgaaagtgacacgctcaagacctcgtcgtagtattttatgtataatattaatactactaataataataataagattaataataatattaatcttaaaaataataataataataataataataataataataataataataataataataataataataataataataataataataataataataataatataaatacggagtaatatatgtgtaaaaaaaaaatggaagaattcgactgaatttatagaggttgcctgcccagccttcccatgcgatcgcatgggtctgaggcacaatggccatgcgatcgcatggcctctttttccagctcacaatcgttttgtattttagtttgtcgacatatttaaatataatatatattatatttaatttatataattatttatatattatattatatttacgtgcatagttaacttgtaacttttgttccgataagtcgtacgttgttacttgacttatgtcccggttccggtttctcgaatgtcctttcgtacgctgagaaaacttgcattttacatttcgtgactcgtacctttgttaaaatatagccttaaattattcctaaactataccactcaaagtatatcttaaactttcgagtattttgatcatttacttctataaatcatcgtctcactatttgttaaaatacatttttaaaatagtgtttcactgtagcacagttactgtagcaaagacaatttttactgtagcaaagtcattgtagcaaagtcaattttactgtagcaaatagtgattttaccgtttaatgaccggtttgtcgattttaaaactttagtcgcagttaaaacctaatgtaaaatataaaataaatacaagacttaaattaaagcataaagtaaataacgataatgaaattgcgaataataaaagtgcgataattaaaaaatacgataattaaaagtgcgataaaataaaataaataaaagtgcgataattagaagtgcaattaaatataaaataaaggaaattaaatatgaaataaaagaattatgcttatttaaacttccgtaatcatgatgtttgacgtgttgattttagttttatgcccatgggttaattgtcctttgtcctggattattcaatatgtccgtctggtttttgtccataacagtccatcagtcataaatataaattgcaagtgtccttgtcaaattattattatacccgaagttaaatattccaactaattggggattcgaattgtaacaaggttttaatactttgtttaatgaatacaccaggttatcgactgcgtgtaaaccaaggttttactactttgttaacaattacaccaattacccttgaatgtaatttcacccctgttttaattattctagtggctattaatccattcccgtgtccggttaaatgaacgattattcgtacatataaataccccgcccatcgtgtccgatcgagtgtatatggtaatttatagggacgcccaattgtaaatctttatactaacattaacaaattttcatttagttaaacaaatataaagcccattaatagcccatagtctagtttccacaagtgtcgttcttttgtccaaaccccaattatggtacaaagcccaattacccaattttagtaattagcccaacatcatgattacttcgttttaaataagcataataataacttagctacgagacattaatgtaaaaaggttgaacataacttacaatgattaaaaatagcgtagcgttacacggacagaatttcgacttacacccttacaacattcgctaacatacccttattattagaattataattaaaattaaaatataaattataaatataaatatatttacgtatgaagaggaagaaaaaaaaagatgattaaaactcggcagaaaactggctttatataggacctgaccagcaatctcactccatgcgactcgcatggatttgtgcctctggccatgcgactcgcatggccaccctggatccagccaaattggtttgttttcttcttgccgacgtaatataataataatatataaaataatatataattatatataattatatatatattatattatattcttgtgcatagtagactagatatttttggtccgttgcgtcgggcgtttcttcttgacttaggtcccggttccggtttttcggacgtcctcgcgtattattttaaatcgcgtactttgcgtcttgtaacttgtactcttgtcattttgagacgttcctcatcaatattttgaacctttttagttgtatcttgtactttttagctctttggacctttttgtcttcaatttgtcgaatctgccttttgtcttcactttttaatatttaaacgaatattgcttgtaaatcgaacaataccaactaaaatcttgtctttcttggggaataatgctatgaaatatatgttcttttttagcattatcaaatattcccacacttgagcgttgcttgtcctcaagcaatattgtcttgaaatactagaatcacttctttattcttcatactttgtacatcagtgatttcaatacggcggtatgaacaatggtagtaacgatgtggtttacagtcccacatgactataaaaatttagatccattaaggaaattggatctttatgaaaacatttgatctttcgaaatct comes from Rutidosis leptorrhynchoides isolate AG116_Rl617_1_P2 chromosome 4, CSIRO_AGI_Rlap_v1, whole genome shotgun sequence and encodes:
- the LOC139843659 gene encoding F-box/FBD/LRR-repeat protein At5g53840-like; amino-acid sequence: MWKRARTSRRKGDEEHGFNPNDYISRMPDDILVSILSKLSLKEAATTSNLSTKWRYLWCQTDCLDFDANDELDKIAVDSKLRVIERPKYINWVNRVTRQHKAHTIDEFRICFDFDKSSKCAIDKWVEFAISKRAQKLELDLLENGEMLRQTERNYVLPTKIFDKSVRLTSKRRSLTFPKTVFSKEIGIKFLKHLFLKCVNVSEEALLKLLVNCTALQQLSIHGSGDLVNVKISGKALVLKYLEIVFCFGVKLIEIIDSNLESFSYLGPGITIKLDDVPRLQEISIGEGYSGFENNVFGQISCCISHLQILTLDIYRPEEDVKFVCIPELPKLRQLILKIGAWDDDSLLEFTSLAKACPKLQRFVIQLIWMSPAKRRRKIRHAAKHPHQHLEMVEIVGYFGRTSDLELVVYFIENAIALKKLVIDPRYQVLERTPIGNDQLKNEKAARSCAKKQLEPRRPKGVDLVIL
- the LOC139904452 gene encoding uncharacterized protein, with translation MALLKYGRQMVTGLSRTQQHLRFGRLLTTRSTHHSSSEFVKSPDDDDIHDELKYGRRIIGLPFYEYPRVGFFTRLFNKDSTPPLPAPGTAADLLGKIMDLAELIKSSPEEKTRVDQICHLLKEMLGRVTHETTVKLLYELARLAASPSSPPPAVIDSKVKEFIDNLPTKIVPLFEDMTIDMLEDRYWRLLDKDISCSSRPQTVTINADVSHLRNQRIKVFVAGDMVMVTGSDK